The Vulpes vulpes isolate BD-2025 chromosome 10, VulVul3, whole genome shotgun sequence genome has a window encoding:
- the AIFM3 gene encoding apoptosis-inducing factor 3 isoform X1 has translation MGGCFSKPKPVELKIEVVLPEKERGKEELSASGKGSPRAYQGNGTARHFHAEERLPAPHPYPGPQDCVEAAVCHIKDLENGQMREVELGWGKVLLVKDNGEFHALGHKCPHYGAPLVKGVLSRGRVRCPWHGACFNIGTGDLEDFPGLDSLHKFQVKIEKEKVYVRASKQALQLQRRTKVMAKCISPSAGHSSSTNVLIVGAGAAGLVCAETLRQEGFSDRIVLCTLDRHLPYDRPKLSKSLDAQPEQLALRPKEFFRAYGIEVLTEAQVVTVDVRNKKVVFKDGFKLEYSKLLLAPGSSPKTLSCKGKEVENVFTIRTPEDANRVVRLARGRNAVVVGAGFLGMEVAAYLTEKAHSVSVVELEETPFRRFLGERVGRALMKMFENNRVKFYMQTEVSELRAQEGKLKEVVLKSSKVVRADVCVVGIGAVPATGFLRQSSINLDSRGFIPVNKMMQTNVPGVFAAGDAVTFPLAWRNNRKVNIPHWQMAHAQGRVAAQNMLAQEAEISTVPYLWTAMFGKSLRYAGYGEGFDDVIIQGDLEDLKFVAFYTKGDEVIAVASMNYDPIVSKVAEVLASGRAIRKREVELFVLHSKTGDMSWLTGKGS, from the exons tggaGCTCAAGATCGAGGTGGTGCTGCCCGAGAAGGAGCGGGGCAAGGAGGAGCTGTCGGCCAGCGGGAAGGGCAGCCCCCGGGCCTACCAGGGCAACGGCACGGCCCGCCACTTCCATGCCGAGGAGCGCCTGCCCGCCCCGCACCCCTATCCGGGCCCCCAGGACTGTGTGGAAGCCGCCGTGTGCCACATCAAGGACCTGGAGAATGGCCA GATGCGGGAAgtggagctgggctgggggaAAGTGCTGCTGGTGAAGGACAACGGGGAGttccacgccctgggccacaagTGTCCACACTACGGGGCACCCCTGGTGAAAG GCGTGCTGTCCCGGGGCCGAGTGCGCTGCCCctggcatggtgcctgcttcaaCATCGGCACCGGGGACCTGGAGGACTTCCCCGGCCTGGACAGTCTGCACAAATTCCAG GTGAAGATTGAGAAGGAGAAGGTGTACGTCCGGGCCAGCAAGCAG GCCTTGCAGCTACAGCGAAGAACCAAGGTGATGGCCAAATGTATCTCTCCAAGCGCTGGCCACAGCAGCAGCACCAACGTGCTCATTGTAGGCGCAG GTGCAGCTGGCTTAGTGTGTGCGGAGACACTGCGGCAGGAGGGGTTCTCAGACAGGATCGTCCTATGCACACTGGACCGGCACCTCCCCTATGACAGACCTAAACTCAgcaag TCCCTGGACGCCCAGCCTGAGCAGCTGGCCCTGAGGCCCAAGGAGTTCTTCCGAGCCTATGGCATCGAGGTGCTCACCGAGGCCCAG GTGGTCACAGTGGATGTGAGAAACAAGAAAGTCGTGTTCAAGGATGGCTTCAAGCTGGAGTACAGCAAGCTGCTGCTCGCACCAGGGAGCAG CCCCAAGACGCTGAGCTGCAAAGGCAAGGAGGTGGAGAACGTGTTCACCATCCGGACACCCGAAGACGCCAACCGTGTGGTGAGGCTGGCCCGAGGCCGCAACGCAGTGGTCGTGGGAGCTGGCTTCCTGG gGATGGAGGTGGCCGCCTACCTGACTGAAAAGGCCCACTCGGTGTCCGTGGTGGAGCTGGAGGAGACGCCCTTCAGGAGATTTTTGGGGGAACGTGTCGGTCGTGCCCTCATGAAG ATGTTTGAGAACAACCGGGTTAAGTTCTACATGCAGACAGAGGTGTCGGAGCTGCGGGCCCAGGAGGGAAAG CTGAAGGAAGTCGTGCTGAAGAGCAGCAAGGTTGTGCGGGCCGACGTCTGTGTGGTGGGCATTG GCGCGGTGCCAGCCACGGGCTTCCTGAGGCAGAGCAGCATCAATCTGGATTCCCGAGGCTTCATCCCTGTCAACAAg ATGATGCAGACCAACGTTCCAGGCGTGTTTGCAGCCGGCGATGCTGTCACTTTCCCCCTGGCCTGGAGGAACAATCGGAAAGTGAACATCCCACACTGGCAGATGGCTCATGCCCAGG GGCGGGTGGCGGCCCAGAACATGCTGGCGCAGGAGGCGGAGATCAGCACCGTGCCCTACCTGTGGACTGCCATGTTCGGCAAGAGCCTGCGCTACGCGG GGTACGGAGAAGGCTTTGACGACGTCATCATCCAGGGGGATCTGGAAGATCTCAAGTTCGTGGCTTTTTACACCAA AGGCGATGAGGTGATTGCTGTGGCCAGCATGAATTACGATCCCATCGTGTCCAAGGTGGCTGAGGTGCTGGCTTCCGGCCGGGCCATCCGAAAGCGGGAGGTGGA GCTGTTTGTGCTGCACAGCAA GACCGGCGACATGTCCTGGCTCACAGGGAAAGGATCCTGA
- the AIFM3 gene encoding apoptosis-inducing factor 3 isoform X2, with translation MGGCFSKPKPVELKIEVVLPEKERGKEELSASGKGSPRAYQGNGTARHFHAEERLPAPHPYPGPQDCVEAAVCHIKDLENGQMREVELGWGKVLLVKDNGEFHALGHKCPHYGAPLVKGVLSRGRVRCPWHGACFNIGTGDLEDFPGLDSLHKFQVKIEKEKVYVRASKQALQLQRRTKVMAKCISPSAGHSSSTNVLIVGAGAAGLVCAETLRQEGFSDRIVLCTLDRHLPYDRPKLSKSLDAQPEQLALRPKEFFRAYGIEVLTEAQVVTVDVRNKKVVFKDGFKLEYSKLLLAPGSSPKTLSCKGKEVENVFTIRTPEDANRVVRLARGRNAVVVGAGFLGMEVAAYLTEKAHSVSVVELEETPFRRFLGERVGRALMKMFENNRVKFYMQTEVSELRAQEGKLKEVVLKSSKVVRADVCVVGIGAVPATGFLRQSSINLDSRGFIPVNKMMQTNVPGVFAAGDAVTFPLAWRNNRKVNIPHWQMAHAQGRVAAQNMLAQEAEISTVPYLWTAMFGKSLRYAGYGEGFDDVIIQGDLEDLKFVAFYTKGDEVIAVASMNYDPIVSKVAEVLASGRAIRKREVETGDMSWLTGKGS, from the exons tggaGCTCAAGATCGAGGTGGTGCTGCCCGAGAAGGAGCGGGGCAAGGAGGAGCTGTCGGCCAGCGGGAAGGGCAGCCCCCGGGCCTACCAGGGCAACGGCACGGCCCGCCACTTCCATGCCGAGGAGCGCCTGCCCGCCCCGCACCCCTATCCGGGCCCCCAGGACTGTGTGGAAGCCGCCGTGTGCCACATCAAGGACCTGGAGAATGGCCA GATGCGGGAAgtggagctgggctgggggaAAGTGCTGCTGGTGAAGGACAACGGGGAGttccacgccctgggccacaagTGTCCACACTACGGGGCACCCCTGGTGAAAG GCGTGCTGTCCCGGGGCCGAGTGCGCTGCCCctggcatggtgcctgcttcaaCATCGGCACCGGGGACCTGGAGGACTTCCCCGGCCTGGACAGTCTGCACAAATTCCAG GTGAAGATTGAGAAGGAGAAGGTGTACGTCCGGGCCAGCAAGCAG GCCTTGCAGCTACAGCGAAGAACCAAGGTGATGGCCAAATGTATCTCTCCAAGCGCTGGCCACAGCAGCAGCACCAACGTGCTCATTGTAGGCGCAG GTGCAGCTGGCTTAGTGTGTGCGGAGACACTGCGGCAGGAGGGGTTCTCAGACAGGATCGTCCTATGCACACTGGACCGGCACCTCCCCTATGACAGACCTAAACTCAgcaag TCCCTGGACGCCCAGCCTGAGCAGCTGGCCCTGAGGCCCAAGGAGTTCTTCCGAGCCTATGGCATCGAGGTGCTCACCGAGGCCCAG GTGGTCACAGTGGATGTGAGAAACAAGAAAGTCGTGTTCAAGGATGGCTTCAAGCTGGAGTACAGCAAGCTGCTGCTCGCACCAGGGAGCAG CCCCAAGACGCTGAGCTGCAAAGGCAAGGAGGTGGAGAACGTGTTCACCATCCGGACACCCGAAGACGCCAACCGTGTGGTGAGGCTGGCCCGAGGCCGCAACGCAGTGGTCGTGGGAGCTGGCTTCCTGG gGATGGAGGTGGCCGCCTACCTGACTGAAAAGGCCCACTCGGTGTCCGTGGTGGAGCTGGAGGAGACGCCCTTCAGGAGATTTTTGGGGGAACGTGTCGGTCGTGCCCTCATGAAG ATGTTTGAGAACAACCGGGTTAAGTTCTACATGCAGACAGAGGTGTCGGAGCTGCGGGCCCAGGAGGGAAAG CTGAAGGAAGTCGTGCTGAAGAGCAGCAAGGTTGTGCGGGCCGACGTCTGTGTGGTGGGCATTG GCGCGGTGCCAGCCACGGGCTTCCTGAGGCAGAGCAGCATCAATCTGGATTCCCGAGGCTTCATCCCTGTCAACAAg ATGATGCAGACCAACGTTCCAGGCGTGTTTGCAGCCGGCGATGCTGTCACTTTCCCCCTGGCCTGGAGGAACAATCGGAAAGTGAACATCCCACACTGGCAGATGGCTCATGCCCAGG GGCGGGTGGCGGCCCAGAACATGCTGGCGCAGGAGGCGGAGATCAGCACCGTGCCCTACCTGTGGACTGCCATGTTCGGCAAGAGCCTGCGCTACGCGG GGTACGGAGAAGGCTTTGACGACGTCATCATCCAGGGGGATCTGGAAGATCTCAAGTTCGTGGCTTTTTACACCAA AGGCGATGAGGTGATTGCTGTGGCCAGCATGAATTACGATCCCATCGTGTCCAAGGTGGCTGAGGTGCTGGCTTCCGGCCGGGCCATCCGAAAGCGGGAGGTGGA GACCGGCGACATGTCCTGGCTCACAGGGAAAGGATCCTGA
- the AIFM3 gene encoding apoptosis-inducing factor 3 isoform X3: protein MGGCFSKPKPVELKIEVVLPEKERGKEELSASGKGSPRAYQGNGTARHFHAEERLPAPHPYPGPQDCVEAAVCHIKDLENGQMREVELGWGKVLLVKDNGEFHALGHKCPHYGAPLVKGVLSRGRVRCPWHGACFNIGTGDLEDFPGLDSLHKFQVKIEKEKVYVRASKQALQLQRRTKVMAKCISPSAGHSSSTNVLIVGAGAAGLVCAETLRQEGFSDRIVLCTLDRHLPYDRPKLSKSLDAQPEQLALRPKEFFRAYGIEVLTEAQVVTVDVRNKKVVFKDGFKLEYSKLLLAPGSSPKTLSCKGKEVENVFTIRTPEDANRVVRLARGRNAVVVGAGFLGMEVAAYLTEKAHSVSVVELEETPFRRFLGERVGRALMKMFENNRVKFYMQTEVSELRAQEGKLKEVVLKSSKVVRADVCVVGIGAVPATGFLRQSSINLDSRGFIPVNKMMQTNVPGVFAAGDAVTFPLAWRNNRKVNIPHWQMAHAQGRVAAQNMLAQEAEISTVPYLWTAMFGKSLRYAGYGEGFDDVIIQGDLEDLKFVAFYTKGDEVIAVASMNYDPIVSKVAEVLASGRAIRKREVE, encoded by the exons tggaGCTCAAGATCGAGGTGGTGCTGCCCGAGAAGGAGCGGGGCAAGGAGGAGCTGTCGGCCAGCGGGAAGGGCAGCCCCCGGGCCTACCAGGGCAACGGCACGGCCCGCCACTTCCATGCCGAGGAGCGCCTGCCCGCCCCGCACCCCTATCCGGGCCCCCAGGACTGTGTGGAAGCCGCCGTGTGCCACATCAAGGACCTGGAGAATGGCCA GATGCGGGAAgtggagctgggctgggggaAAGTGCTGCTGGTGAAGGACAACGGGGAGttccacgccctgggccacaagTGTCCACACTACGGGGCACCCCTGGTGAAAG GCGTGCTGTCCCGGGGCCGAGTGCGCTGCCCctggcatggtgcctgcttcaaCATCGGCACCGGGGACCTGGAGGACTTCCCCGGCCTGGACAGTCTGCACAAATTCCAG GTGAAGATTGAGAAGGAGAAGGTGTACGTCCGGGCCAGCAAGCAG GCCTTGCAGCTACAGCGAAGAACCAAGGTGATGGCCAAATGTATCTCTCCAAGCGCTGGCCACAGCAGCAGCACCAACGTGCTCATTGTAGGCGCAG GTGCAGCTGGCTTAGTGTGTGCGGAGACACTGCGGCAGGAGGGGTTCTCAGACAGGATCGTCCTATGCACACTGGACCGGCACCTCCCCTATGACAGACCTAAACTCAgcaag TCCCTGGACGCCCAGCCTGAGCAGCTGGCCCTGAGGCCCAAGGAGTTCTTCCGAGCCTATGGCATCGAGGTGCTCACCGAGGCCCAG GTGGTCACAGTGGATGTGAGAAACAAGAAAGTCGTGTTCAAGGATGGCTTCAAGCTGGAGTACAGCAAGCTGCTGCTCGCACCAGGGAGCAG CCCCAAGACGCTGAGCTGCAAAGGCAAGGAGGTGGAGAACGTGTTCACCATCCGGACACCCGAAGACGCCAACCGTGTGGTGAGGCTGGCCCGAGGCCGCAACGCAGTGGTCGTGGGAGCTGGCTTCCTGG gGATGGAGGTGGCCGCCTACCTGACTGAAAAGGCCCACTCGGTGTCCGTGGTGGAGCTGGAGGAGACGCCCTTCAGGAGATTTTTGGGGGAACGTGTCGGTCGTGCCCTCATGAAG ATGTTTGAGAACAACCGGGTTAAGTTCTACATGCAGACAGAGGTGTCGGAGCTGCGGGCCCAGGAGGGAAAG CTGAAGGAAGTCGTGCTGAAGAGCAGCAAGGTTGTGCGGGCCGACGTCTGTGTGGTGGGCATTG GCGCGGTGCCAGCCACGGGCTTCCTGAGGCAGAGCAGCATCAATCTGGATTCCCGAGGCTTCATCCCTGTCAACAAg ATGATGCAGACCAACGTTCCAGGCGTGTTTGCAGCCGGCGATGCTGTCACTTTCCCCCTGGCCTGGAGGAACAATCGGAAAGTGAACATCCCACACTGGCAGATGGCTCATGCCCAGG GGCGGGTGGCGGCCCAGAACATGCTGGCGCAGGAGGCGGAGATCAGCACCGTGCCCTACCTGTGGACTGCCATGTTCGGCAAGAGCCTGCGCTACGCGG GGTACGGAGAAGGCTTTGACGACGTCATCATCCAGGGGGATCTGGAAGATCTCAAGTTCGTGGCTTTTTACACCAA AGGCGATGAGGTGATTGCTGTGGCCAGCATGAATTACGATCCCATCGTGTCCAAGGTGGCTGAGGTGCTGGCTTCCGGCCGGGCCATCCGAAAGCGGGAGGTGGAGTGA
- the AIFM3 gene encoding apoptosis-inducing factor 3 isoform X4, whose product MPRSACPPRTPIRAPRTVWKPPCATSRTWRMASGMREVELGWGKVLLVKDNGEFHALGHKCPHYGAPLVKGVLSRGRVRCPWHGACFNIGTGDLEDFPGLDSLHKFQVKIEKEKVYVRASKQALQLQRRTKVMAKCISPSAGHSSSTNVLIVGAGAAGLVCAETLRQEGFSDRIVLCTLDRHLPYDRPKLSKSLDAQPEQLALRPKEFFRAYGIEVLTEAQVVTVDVRNKKVVFKDGFKLEYSKLLLAPGSSPKTLSCKGKEVENVFTIRTPEDANRVVRLARGRNAVVVGAGFLGMEVAAYLTEKAHSVSVVELEETPFRRFLGERVGRALMKMFENNRVKFYMQTEVSELRAQEGKLKEVVLKSSKVVRADVCVVGIGAVPATGFLRQSSINLDSRGFIPVNKMMQTNVPGVFAAGDAVTFPLAWRNNRKVNIPHWQMAHAQGRVAAQNMLAQEAEISTVPYLWTAMFGKSLRYAGYGEGFDDVIIQGDLEDLKFVAFYTKGDEVIAVASMNYDPIVSKVAEVLASGRAIRKREVELFVLHSKTGDMSWLTGKGS is encoded by the exons ATGCCGAGGAGCGCCTGCCCGCCCCGCACCCCTATCCGGGCCCCCAGGACTGTGTGGAAGCCGCCGTGTGCCACATCAAGGACCTGGAGAATGGCCAGTGG GATGCGGGAAgtggagctgggctgggggaAAGTGCTGCTGGTGAAGGACAACGGGGAGttccacgccctgggccacaagTGTCCACACTACGGGGCACCCCTGGTGAAAG GCGTGCTGTCCCGGGGCCGAGTGCGCTGCCCctggcatggtgcctgcttcaaCATCGGCACCGGGGACCTGGAGGACTTCCCCGGCCTGGACAGTCTGCACAAATTCCAG GTGAAGATTGAGAAGGAGAAGGTGTACGTCCGGGCCAGCAAGCAG GCCTTGCAGCTACAGCGAAGAACCAAGGTGATGGCCAAATGTATCTCTCCAAGCGCTGGCCACAGCAGCAGCACCAACGTGCTCATTGTAGGCGCAG GTGCAGCTGGCTTAGTGTGTGCGGAGACACTGCGGCAGGAGGGGTTCTCAGACAGGATCGTCCTATGCACACTGGACCGGCACCTCCCCTATGACAGACCTAAACTCAgcaag TCCCTGGACGCCCAGCCTGAGCAGCTGGCCCTGAGGCCCAAGGAGTTCTTCCGAGCCTATGGCATCGAGGTGCTCACCGAGGCCCAG GTGGTCACAGTGGATGTGAGAAACAAGAAAGTCGTGTTCAAGGATGGCTTCAAGCTGGAGTACAGCAAGCTGCTGCTCGCACCAGGGAGCAG CCCCAAGACGCTGAGCTGCAAAGGCAAGGAGGTGGAGAACGTGTTCACCATCCGGACACCCGAAGACGCCAACCGTGTGGTGAGGCTGGCCCGAGGCCGCAACGCAGTGGTCGTGGGAGCTGGCTTCCTGG gGATGGAGGTGGCCGCCTACCTGACTGAAAAGGCCCACTCGGTGTCCGTGGTGGAGCTGGAGGAGACGCCCTTCAGGAGATTTTTGGGGGAACGTGTCGGTCGTGCCCTCATGAAG ATGTTTGAGAACAACCGGGTTAAGTTCTACATGCAGACAGAGGTGTCGGAGCTGCGGGCCCAGGAGGGAAAG CTGAAGGAAGTCGTGCTGAAGAGCAGCAAGGTTGTGCGGGCCGACGTCTGTGTGGTGGGCATTG GCGCGGTGCCAGCCACGGGCTTCCTGAGGCAGAGCAGCATCAATCTGGATTCCCGAGGCTTCATCCCTGTCAACAAg ATGATGCAGACCAACGTTCCAGGCGTGTTTGCAGCCGGCGATGCTGTCACTTTCCCCCTGGCCTGGAGGAACAATCGGAAAGTGAACATCCCACACTGGCAGATGGCTCATGCCCAGG GGCGGGTGGCGGCCCAGAACATGCTGGCGCAGGAGGCGGAGATCAGCACCGTGCCCTACCTGTGGACTGCCATGTTCGGCAAGAGCCTGCGCTACGCGG GGTACGGAGAAGGCTTTGACGACGTCATCATCCAGGGGGATCTGGAAGATCTCAAGTTCGTGGCTTTTTACACCAA AGGCGATGAGGTGATTGCTGTGGCCAGCATGAATTACGATCCCATCGTGTCCAAGGTGGCTGAGGTGCTGGCTTCCGGCCGGGCCATCCGAAAGCGGGAGGTGGA GCTGTTTGTGCTGCACAGCAA GACCGGCGACATGTCCTGGCTCACAGGGAAAGGATCCTGA
- the AIFM3 gene encoding apoptosis-inducing factor 3 isoform X6, protein MPRSACPPRTPIRAPRTVWKPPCATSRTWRMASGMREVELGWGKVLLVKDNGEFHALGHKCPHYGAPLVKGVLSRGRVRCPWHGACFNIGTGDLEDFPGLDSLHKFQVKIEKEKVYVRASKQALQLQRRTKVMAKCISPSAGHSSSTNVLIVGAGAAGLVCAETLRQEGFSDRIVLCTLDRHLPYDRPKLSKSLDAQPEQLALRPKEFFRAYGIEVLTEAQVVTVDVRNKKVVFKDGFKLEYSKLLLAPGSSPKTLSCKGKEVENVFTIRTPEDANRVVRLARGRNAVVVGAGFLGMEVAAYLTEKAHSVSVVELEETPFRRFLGERVGRALMKMFENNRVKFYMQTEVSELRAQEGKLKEVVLKSSKVVRADVCVVGIGAVPATGFLRQSSINLDSRGFIPVNKMMQTNVPGVFAAGDAVTFPLAWRNNRKVNIPHWQMAHAQGRVAAQNMLAQEAEISTVPYLWTAMFGKSLRYAGYGEGFDDVIIQGDLEDLKFVAFYTKGDEVIAVASMNYDPIVSKVAEVLASGRAIRKREVE, encoded by the exons ATGCCGAGGAGCGCCTGCCCGCCCCGCACCCCTATCCGGGCCCCCAGGACTGTGTGGAAGCCGCCGTGTGCCACATCAAGGACCTGGAGAATGGCCAGTGG GATGCGGGAAgtggagctgggctgggggaAAGTGCTGCTGGTGAAGGACAACGGGGAGttccacgccctgggccacaagTGTCCACACTACGGGGCACCCCTGGTGAAAG GCGTGCTGTCCCGGGGCCGAGTGCGCTGCCCctggcatggtgcctgcttcaaCATCGGCACCGGGGACCTGGAGGACTTCCCCGGCCTGGACAGTCTGCACAAATTCCAG GTGAAGATTGAGAAGGAGAAGGTGTACGTCCGGGCCAGCAAGCAG GCCTTGCAGCTACAGCGAAGAACCAAGGTGATGGCCAAATGTATCTCTCCAAGCGCTGGCCACAGCAGCAGCACCAACGTGCTCATTGTAGGCGCAG GTGCAGCTGGCTTAGTGTGTGCGGAGACACTGCGGCAGGAGGGGTTCTCAGACAGGATCGTCCTATGCACACTGGACCGGCACCTCCCCTATGACAGACCTAAACTCAgcaag TCCCTGGACGCCCAGCCTGAGCAGCTGGCCCTGAGGCCCAAGGAGTTCTTCCGAGCCTATGGCATCGAGGTGCTCACCGAGGCCCAG GTGGTCACAGTGGATGTGAGAAACAAGAAAGTCGTGTTCAAGGATGGCTTCAAGCTGGAGTACAGCAAGCTGCTGCTCGCACCAGGGAGCAG CCCCAAGACGCTGAGCTGCAAAGGCAAGGAGGTGGAGAACGTGTTCACCATCCGGACACCCGAAGACGCCAACCGTGTGGTGAGGCTGGCCCGAGGCCGCAACGCAGTGGTCGTGGGAGCTGGCTTCCTGG gGATGGAGGTGGCCGCCTACCTGACTGAAAAGGCCCACTCGGTGTCCGTGGTGGAGCTGGAGGAGACGCCCTTCAGGAGATTTTTGGGGGAACGTGTCGGTCGTGCCCTCATGAAG ATGTTTGAGAACAACCGGGTTAAGTTCTACATGCAGACAGAGGTGTCGGAGCTGCGGGCCCAGGAGGGAAAG CTGAAGGAAGTCGTGCTGAAGAGCAGCAAGGTTGTGCGGGCCGACGTCTGTGTGGTGGGCATTG GCGCGGTGCCAGCCACGGGCTTCCTGAGGCAGAGCAGCATCAATCTGGATTCCCGAGGCTTCATCCCTGTCAACAAg ATGATGCAGACCAACGTTCCAGGCGTGTTTGCAGCCGGCGATGCTGTCACTTTCCCCCTGGCCTGGAGGAACAATCGGAAAGTGAACATCCCACACTGGCAGATGGCTCATGCCCAGG GGCGGGTGGCGGCCCAGAACATGCTGGCGCAGGAGGCGGAGATCAGCACCGTGCCCTACCTGTGGACTGCCATGTTCGGCAAGAGCCTGCGCTACGCGG GGTACGGAGAAGGCTTTGACGACGTCATCATCCAGGGGGATCTGGAAGATCTCAAGTTCGTGGCTTTTTACACCAA AGGCGATGAGGTGATTGCTGTGGCCAGCATGAATTACGATCCCATCGTGTCCAAGGTGGCTGAGGTGCTGGCTTCCGGCCGGGCCATCCGAAAGCGGGAGGTGGAGTGA
- the AIFM3 gene encoding apoptosis-inducing factor 3 isoform X5, whose translation MPRSACPPRTPIRAPRTVWKPPCATSRTWRMASGMREVELGWGKVLLVKDNGEFHALGHKCPHYGAPLVKGVLSRGRVRCPWHGACFNIGTGDLEDFPGLDSLHKFQVKIEKEKVYVRASKQALQLQRRTKVMAKCISPSAGHSSSTNVLIVGAGAAGLVCAETLRQEGFSDRIVLCTLDRHLPYDRPKLSKSLDAQPEQLALRPKEFFRAYGIEVLTEAQVVTVDVRNKKVVFKDGFKLEYSKLLLAPGSSPKTLSCKGKEVENVFTIRTPEDANRVVRLARGRNAVVVGAGFLGMEVAAYLTEKAHSVSVVELEETPFRRFLGERVGRALMKMFENNRVKFYMQTEVSELRAQEGKLKEVVLKSSKVVRADVCVVGIGAVPATGFLRQSSINLDSRGFIPVNKMMQTNVPGVFAAGDAVTFPLAWRNNRKVNIPHWQMAHAQGRVAAQNMLAQEAEISTVPYLWTAMFGKSLRYAGYGEGFDDVIIQGDLEDLKFVAFYTKGDEVIAVASMNYDPIVSKVAEVLASGRAIRKREVETGDMSWLTGKGS comes from the exons ATGCCGAGGAGCGCCTGCCCGCCCCGCACCCCTATCCGGGCCCCCAGGACTGTGTGGAAGCCGCCGTGTGCCACATCAAGGACCTGGAGAATGGCCAGTGG GATGCGGGAAgtggagctgggctgggggaAAGTGCTGCTGGTGAAGGACAACGGGGAGttccacgccctgggccacaagTGTCCACACTACGGGGCACCCCTGGTGAAAG GCGTGCTGTCCCGGGGCCGAGTGCGCTGCCCctggcatggtgcctgcttcaaCATCGGCACCGGGGACCTGGAGGACTTCCCCGGCCTGGACAGTCTGCACAAATTCCAG GTGAAGATTGAGAAGGAGAAGGTGTACGTCCGGGCCAGCAAGCAG GCCTTGCAGCTACAGCGAAGAACCAAGGTGATGGCCAAATGTATCTCTCCAAGCGCTGGCCACAGCAGCAGCACCAACGTGCTCATTGTAGGCGCAG GTGCAGCTGGCTTAGTGTGTGCGGAGACACTGCGGCAGGAGGGGTTCTCAGACAGGATCGTCCTATGCACACTGGACCGGCACCTCCCCTATGACAGACCTAAACTCAgcaag TCCCTGGACGCCCAGCCTGAGCAGCTGGCCCTGAGGCCCAAGGAGTTCTTCCGAGCCTATGGCATCGAGGTGCTCACCGAGGCCCAG GTGGTCACAGTGGATGTGAGAAACAAGAAAGTCGTGTTCAAGGATGGCTTCAAGCTGGAGTACAGCAAGCTGCTGCTCGCACCAGGGAGCAG CCCCAAGACGCTGAGCTGCAAAGGCAAGGAGGTGGAGAACGTGTTCACCATCCGGACACCCGAAGACGCCAACCGTGTGGTGAGGCTGGCCCGAGGCCGCAACGCAGTGGTCGTGGGAGCTGGCTTCCTGG gGATGGAGGTGGCCGCCTACCTGACTGAAAAGGCCCACTCGGTGTCCGTGGTGGAGCTGGAGGAGACGCCCTTCAGGAGATTTTTGGGGGAACGTGTCGGTCGTGCCCTCATGAAG ATGTTTGAGAACAACCGGGTTAAGTTCTACATGCAGACAGAGGTGTCGGAGCTGCGGGCCCAGGAGGGAAAG CTGAAGGAAGTCGTGCTGAAGAGCAGCAAGGTTGTGCGGGCCGACGTCTGTGTGGTGGGCATTG GCGCGGTGCCAGCCACGGGCTTCCTGAGGCAGAGCAGCATCAATCTGGATTCCCGAGGCTTCATCCCTGTCAACAAg ATGATGCAGACCAACGTTCCAGGCGTGTTTGCAGCCGGCGATGCTGTCACTTTCCCCCTGGCCTGGAGGAACAATCGGAAAGTGAACATCCCACACTGGCAGATGGCTCATGCCCAGG GGCGGGTGGCGGCCCAGAACATGCTGGCGCAGGAGGCGGAGATCAGCACCGTGCCCTACCTGTGGACTGCCATGTTCGGCAAGAGCCTGCGCTACGCGG GGTACGGAGAAGGCTTTGACGACGTCATCATCCAGGGGGATCTGGAAGATCTCAAGTTCGTGGCTTTTTACACCAA AGGCGATGAGGTGATTGCTGTGGCCAGCATGAATTACGATCCCATCGTGTCCAAGGTGGCTGAGGTGCTGGCTTCCGGCCGGGCCATCCGAAAGCGGGAGGTGGA GACCGGCGACATGTCCTGGCTCACAGGGAAAGGATCCTGA